A DNA window from Mycolicibacter hiberniae contains the following coding sequences:
- a CDS encoding beta-class carbonic anhydrase gives MTVTDEYLANNAEYAKTFTGPLPMPPSKHVAIVACMDARLDVYRVLGLNEGEAHTIRNAGGVVSDDAIRSLAISQRLLGTREIILIHHTDCGMLTFTDDDFKRSILEETGIRPTWSAEAFPDATEDVRQSLRRIQASPFITATTSLRGFVFDVATGKLDEVTL, from the coding sequence GTGACCGTCACCGACGAGTACCTGGCCAACAATGCGGAATACGCGAAGACCTTCACGGGCCCGCTGCCCATGCCGCCGAGCAAGCACGTCGCGATCGTCGCCTGCATGGACGCTCGCCTGGACGTCTACCGCGTGCTGGGACTCAATGAGGGCGAGGCGCACACCATCCGCAATGCCGGTGGCGTGGTCTCCGACGACGCGATCCGCTCGCTGGCGATCAGCCAGCGGCTGCTGGGCACCCGGGAGATCATCCTGATCCACCACACCGACTGCGGGATGCTGACGTTCACCGACGACGACTTCAAGCGGTCCATCCTGGAGGAGACCGGCATCCGCCCGACCTGGTCGGCAGAGGCGTTCCCGGACGCCACGGAGGACGTCCGCCAGTCGCTGCGGCGGATCCAGGCCAGTCCTTTCATCACCGCCACCACGTCGCTGCGCGGGTTCGTGTTCGACGTCGCCACCGGCAAGCTCGACGAAGTCACCCTGTAA